One Kitasatospora sp. NBC_01266 genomic window carries:
- a CDS encoding NADP-dependent oxidoreductase, which yields MAEQPVPATAREWHLKARPNGWPVPSDVALVEAPVRLPEPGEILVRNAYLSVDPYMRGRMNDAKSYVPPYQLDRPMDGGAVGYVVASAAEGFEVGDAVLHGLGWREYATVQAAHATKVDASKAPLSYFLGVLGMPGMTAYAGLVAVAGIKPGDAVFVSGAAGAVGSLVGQIARLKGASRVVGSAGSAAKVAKLVDDYGFDAAFNYKDGPVREQLAEVAPEGIDIYFDNVGGEHLEAAIGALGVRGRAVLCGAIAQYNETAPPAGPRNLALAIGKRLRIEGMLVNDHAALQPEFTAEVAGWLKDGGLRYDETVVDGIEQMMDAFLGLMRGDNTGKMVVRLDA from the coding sequence ATGGCTGAGCAGCCGGTACCCGCCACGGCCCGTGAGTGGCACCTCAAGGCCCGACCGAACGGCTGGCCCGTCCCGAGCGACGTCGCGCTGGTCGAGGCCCCGGTCCGGCTGCCGGAGCCGGGCGAGATCCTGGTCCGCAACGCCTACCTCTCGGTCGACCCGTACATGCGCGGGCGGATGAACGACGCCAAGTCCTACGTCCCGCCGTACCAGCTGGACCGGCCGATGGACGGCGGCGCGGTCGGCTACGTGGTGGCCTCCGCCGCCGAGGGCTTCGAGGTGGGCGACGCGGTGCTGCACGGACTGGGCTGGCGCGAGTACGCGACCGTCCAGGCGGCGCACGCCACCAAGGTGGACGCGTCCAAGGCGCCGCTCTCCTACTTCCTCGGCGTGCTGGGCATGCCGGGCATGACCGCCTACGCCGGACTGGTGGCGGTTGCCGGGATCAAGCCCGGCGACGCGGTCTTCGTCTCCGGCGCGGCCGGCGCGGTCGGTTCGCTGGTCGGTCAGATCGCCCGGCTCAAGGGTGCCTCCCGGGTGGTCGGCTCGGCCGGATCGGCGGCCAAGGTGGCCAAGCTGGTGGACGACTACGGCTTCGACGCGGCCTTCAACTACAAGGACGGCCCGGTCCGCGAGCAGCTCGCCGAGGTGGCTCCCGAGGGCATCGACATCTACTTCGACAACGTCGGCGGTGAGCACCTGGAGGCCGCGATCGGCGCCCTGGGCGTGCGCGGCCGGGCGGTGCTCTGCGGCGCGATCGCCCAGTACAACGAGACCGCGCCGCCGGCCGGCCCGCGCAACCTGGCGCTGGCGATCGGCAAGCGGCTGCGCATCGAGGGCATGCTGGTGAACGACCACGCCGCGCTGCAGCCGGAGTTCACCGCCGAGGTGGCCGGCTGGCTGAAGGACGGCGGCCTGCGCTACGACGAGACGGTGGTCGACGGCATCGAGCAGATGATGGACGCCTTCCTCGGTCTGATGCGTGGCGACAACACCGGCAAGATGGTCGTCCGACTGGACGCCTGA
- a CDS encoding MarR family winged helix-turn-helix transcriptional regulator, giving the protein MSNDELLPEDALTREVVDLMAGLVAIFHREYEEAAAARSLTGAQAKVLALLRRGPMPMRHIAQTLSCEPSNITGIVDRLEARGFVTRESDPQDRRVKLVAATEQGQAASAELRESLNFAREPLAALGPEERGTLRDLLHRMLVGAGG; this is encoded by the coding sequence ATGTCGAACGACGAGCTGCTTCCCGAGGACGCGCTGACCCGCGAGGTGGTGGACCTCATGGCCGGCCTGGTCGCGATCTTCCACCGGGAGTACGAGGAGGCCGCCGCCGCCCGCTCCCTGACCGGCGCCCAGGCCAAGGTGCTCGCGCTGCTGCGGCGCGGCCCGATGCCGATGCGGCACATCGCCCAGACGCTCAGCTGCGAACCGTCGAACATCACCGGCATCGTGGACCGGCTGGAGGCCCGCGGCTTCGTCACCCGGGAGAGCGACCCGCAGGACCGCCGGGTCAAGCTGGTCGCCGCCACCGAGCAGGGCCAGGCCGCCTCCGCCGAGCTGCGCGAGTCGCTGAACTTCGCCCGCGAGCCGCTGGCCGCCCTCGGCCCCGAGGAGCGCGGCACGCTGCGCGACCTGCTGCACCGGATGCTGGTCGGCGCCGGCGGCTAG
- a CDS encoding HAD-IC family P-type ATPase, protein MPERGARLLPLPGARVARVLDPGPAVEPGPADPARLSRLEALRAVRATPRGLTEAQAEDRLAEHGENVVLPLPEPGTARRLRAAFGDPFTALLVGLAVICALTGSIGSAAIVGLLVLGACLLRLHGERRSAAALRALRALAPSTATVLRRAGQSELPIAREVPAEQLVPGDVVKLAGGDAVPADLRLLRAQGLLVDQSVLTGESTPVPRAALDLPPAQPPGGPFDEPQLCFAGSTVVTGGATAVVLATGAATRFGAAHLPGPAGDHGPSVVERGVRRAVLGLIAFMLAVVPLTIGTDTLLHGWTGSLLPFAVAAAVGLTPELLPLVVSTVLAGGGHRLAKDGMPVRALPSVSELGALDLLCLDKTGTLTTGELAVVGALDPFGRPDQEPLRWAAVVGEAALLDGDPGLLDPLDEVLLTAADAAGLLEDAPPVVLEVIPFDPVRRRSGAVLREPGGRALVLKGAPEALLERCTTLAGGAALDQRARAALDRLVEERTGQGLRLIAVARTEREPRLGPHRVAEEDGLTLLGFVELLDEPEDSAEAALALLRGSGVALTVLTGDHPSTALRLARRLGLAPPRVVLGAELAALDPAAVAAAGASGAVFARCTPEQKAQVVRALRAAGHCVGFLGDGVNDVPALRAADLGIATAGAVGAAREWADLLLGGRDLALLGRAVAVGREATVRVAAYLRIALSCNLGNVLSMLAGAVLLPFLPMQPVQVLLQNLCFDAAQLSFAVSGRSAGPGARPARLRWGALAGFALAFGLLNSFSDIAMFEAMRGVTGGFTAPSSEAMFHTAWFTENLVTQAMALPVLYRLSRTRLRPPRPVWCAALLLAVVGLLLPPSGLGERLGFEELPTAAYGSLALVVAGYAVLLGAGRWLWWRFSERAEQRAAATTAAAAA, encoded by the coding sequence GTGCCTGAGCGCGGGGCGCGCCTGCTGCCACTGCCCGGCGCCCGAGTGGCCCGGGTGCTGGACCCCGGCCCCGCCGTAGAGCCGGGCCCGGCCGATCCGGCGCGGCTGAGCCGGCTCGAAGCGCTGCGCGCCGTGCGCGCCACCCCGCGTGGCCTCACCGAGGCGCAGGCGGAGGACCGGCTCGCCGAGCACGGTGAGAACGTCGTCCTGCCGCTGCCCGAACCGGGGACCGCGCGCCGCCTGCGGGCCGCGTTCGGGGATCCCTTCACCGCGCTGCTGGTGGGCCTGGCGGTGATCTGCGCACTGACCGGTTCGATCGGCAGCGCGGCGATAGTCGGCCTGCTGGTGCTGGGCGCCTGCCTGCTGCGGCTGCACGGCGAGCGCCGCTCGGCCGCCGCGCTGCGCGCACTGCGGGCACTGGCGCCGAGCACCGCGACGGTGCTGCGCCGGGCCGGGCAGAGCGAGCTGCCGATCGCCCGGGAGGTCCCGGCCGAGCAACTGGTCCCCGGTGACGTGGTCAAGCTGGCGGGCGGCGACGCCGTCCCGGCCGACCTGCGGCTGCTGCGCGCTCAGGGCCTGCTGGTGGACCAGTCGGTGCTGACCGGGGAGAGCACCCCGGTGCCGCGCGCGGCCCTGGACCTGCCGCCGGCCCAGCCGCCCGGCGGCCCCTTCGACGAACCGCAGCTCTGCTTCGCGGGCAGCACGGTGGTCACCGGCGGCGCCACCGCCGTGGTGCTGGCCACCGGCGCCGCCACCCGGTTCGGCGCCGCGCACCTGCCCGGCCCGGCCGGCGACCACGGCCCCTCGGTGGTCGAACGCGGGGTGCGCCGCGCGGTACTGGGGCTGATCGCCTTCATGCTCGCGGTGGTCCCGCTGACCATCGGCACCGACACCCTGCTGCACGGCTGGACCGGCAGCCTGCTGCCGTTCGCGGTGGCGGCGGCGGTCGGGCTCACCCCGGAGCTGCTGCCACTGGTGGTCAGTACGGTGCTGGCCGGCGGGGGCCACCGGCTGGCCAAGGACGGCATGCCGGTGCGCGCGCTGCCCTCGGTCAGCGAACTGGGCGCCCTCGACCTGCTCTGCCTGGACAAGACCGGCACCCTGACCACCGGCGAACTCGCGGTGGTCGGGGCACTGGACCCGTTCGGCCGCCCGGACCAGGAGCCGCTGCGTTGGGCGGCCGTGGTCGGCGAGGCCGCGCTGCTGGACGGCGACCCCGGGCTGCTCGACCCGCTGGACGAGGTGCTGCTGACCGCCGCGGACGCCGCCGGGCTGCTCGAGGACGCGCCGCCCGTGGTGCTCGAGGTGATCCCCTTCGATCCGGTGCGCCGCCGCTCGGGCGCGGTGCTGCGTGAGCCTGGCGGCAGGGCGCTGGTGCTCAAGGGCGCACCGGAGGCGCTGCTGGAGCGCTGCACCACGCTGGCCGGCGGCGCCGCGCTGGACCAGCGGGCGCGCGCGGCGCTGGATCGGCTGGTCGAGGAGCGGACCGGCCAGGGGCTGCGGCTGATCGCGGTGGCCAGGACGGAGCGCGAGCCGAGGCTCGGCCCCCATCGGGTGGCCGAGGAGGACGGGCTGACCCTGCTCGGCTTCGTCGAACTGCTCGACGAGCCGGAGGATTCGGCCGAGGCGGCACTGGCCCTGCTGCGCGGCTCGGGCGTCGCGCTCACCGTGCTGACCGGGGACCACCCGAGCACCGCGCTGCGGCTGGCCCGGCGGCTCGGCCTCGCGCCGCCCCGGGTGGTGCTCGGCGCCGAGCTCGCCGCGCTCGATCCGGCGGCCGTCGCGGCGGCCGGGGCCTCGGGCGCGGTCTTCGCCCGCTGCACCCCCGAGCAGAAGGCGCAGGTGGTGCGGGCCCTGCGGGCGGCCGGGCACTGCGTCGGCTTCCTCGGCGACGGGGTGAACGACGTCCCCGCGCTGCGGGCCGCGGACCTCGGGATCGCCACCGCTGGTGCGGTCGGCGCCGCCCGGGAGTGGGCCGACCTGCTGCTCGGCGGGCGCGACCTGGCGCTGCTCGGCCGGGCTGTCGCGGTCGGCCGGGAGGCCACCGTCCGGGTGGCCGCCTACCTGCGGATCGCGCTCTCCTGCAACCTGGGCAACGTGCTCTCCATGCTGGCCGGCGCGGTGCTGCTGCCGTTCCTGCCGATGCAGCCGGTCCAGGTGCTGCTGCAGAACCTCTGCTTCGACGCCGCGCAGCTCTCCTTCGCGGTCAGCGGTCGCTCGGCCGGCCCCGGCGCTCGACCGGCCCGACTGCGCTGGGGGGCGCTGGCCGGGTTCGCGCTCGCCTTCGGGCTGCTCAACTCGTTCTCGGACATCGCGATGTTCGAGGCGATGCGGGGGGTGACCGGCGGCTTCACGGCGCCGAGTTCGGAGGCGATGTTCCACACCGCCTGGTTCACCGAGAACCTGGTCACCCAGGCGATGGCGCTGCCGGTGCTGTACCGGCTGAGCCGCACCCGGTTGCGACCGCCGCGCCCGGTCTGGTGCGCGGCGCTGCTGCTCGCGGTGGTCGGCCTGTTGCTGCCGCCGAGCGGCTTGGGCGAGCGGCTGGGCTTCGAGGAGCTGCCGACGGCCGCCTACGGCTCGCTGGCCCTGGTGGTGGCGGGCTACGCGGTGCTGCTCGGCGCCGGGCGCTGGCTCTGGTGGCGGTTCAGCGAGCGGGCCGAGCAGCGGGCGGCGGCGACCACGGCGGCGGCTGCGGCGTAG
- a CDS encoding ArsR/SmtB family transcription factor → MTGVSGSDDPSPELLQQAAASFGLLASTMRLHIVWVLSQGEADVGTLADRVGGTLQAVSQHLAKLKLAGMVSNRREGRRQVYEVDDPQVATLVRLMVANLDADRASAAQTRTVGGELFRFRVSGA, encoded by the coding sequence ATGACGGGCGTCAGCGGGTCCGACGATCCGTCTCCGGAGCTGCTGCAGCAGGCGGCGGCCTCGTTCGGGCTGCTCGCCTCCACGATGCGGCTGCACATCGTCTGGGTGCTCAGCCAGGGGGAGGCCGATGTGGGCACCCTGGCCGACCGGGTCGGCGGCACGCTGCAGGCGGTCAGCCAGCACCTGGCCAAGCTCAAGCTGGCCGGCATGGTCTCCAACCGCCGTGAGGGCCGGCGCCAGGTCTACGAGGTGGACGACCCGCAGGTGGCGACGCTGGTCCGGCTGATGGTCGCGAACCTCGACGCGGACAGGGCGTCGGCCGCGCAGACCCGCACCGTCGGCGGCGAGCTGTTCCGCTTCCGGGTCAGCGGTGCCTGA
- a CDS encoding FtsW/RodA/SpoVE family cell cycle protein, whose protein sequence is MIGSQRTEGQRAADRRRNVELALLGFAFVVSLAAYIDADEAMNNKMPPGLLVYGVAFGVLILAAHLVMRRYARYADPLILPCAVLLSGVGLVLLHRLDESDAIVHAAKGDFQKLPSAPSQVQWLFLAVPAALCLIVFIKHHRFFQRYVYIVMVGALVLQIAPAFFASDADYGAKRWIHLPGITVEPDEFVKLAICIFFAGYLTVSRDALALVGRKLWGLSLPRGRNAGPVLAIWVISLLVLIFERDLGTSLIFFGVFVVMLYVATERTSWVVIGVILAVGGAAVVGTLEPHVHSRVEAWLNPMDYYKVYPKGVTSPVTSDQQAQSLFSFGSGHILGTGLGQGHPWLIGFADRSDFIFTTVGEELGLVGVTAVLMVYVLFFQRGLKTALTLTDPFGKLLATGLASVVALQVFVVVGGVTGLIPLTGKELPFLAAGGSTTLANWLLTAVLLKLSDAAGRIELEPEPEPSGSIAPPKPAVVNADGDEAAASLPGQQGSGTSYGTPVPYGAPTVHGTASGSSGGTGTHTVVPTPTPAAGTPTGSPGTDPVEQPSGGFPSIAPGYPGSAPAMPTMPAEQPPAPGYPAAGWGPGYPAGQQSPGYPNEAFGAPPAQSGYPAQGGYPTGGQAAVPQPFGDYQTGNQPEYLSNTGMHYPPHPDQDGTTPAF, encoded by the coding sequence GTGATAGGCAGCCAGCGGACCGAGGGCCAGCGCGCAGCCGACCGGCGTAGGAACGTCGAACTGGCGCTGCTCGGCTTCGCCTTCGTGGTCAGCCTCGCCGCCTACATCGACGCCGACGAGGCGATGAACAACAAGATGCCGCCCGGCCTGCTGGTCTACGGGGTGGCCTTCGGCGTGCTGATCCTGGCCGCCCACCTGGTGATGCGGCGCTACGCGCGGTACGCCGACCCGTTGATCCTGCCCTGCGCGGTGCTGCTCAGCGGCGTCGGTCTGGTGCTGCTGCACCGGCTCGACGAGTCCGACGCGATCGTGCACGCGGCCAAGGGCGACTTCCAGAAGCTCCCCTCGGCGCCCTCCCAGGTGCAGTGGCTCTTCCTCGCGGTGCCGGCCGCGCTCTGCCTGATCGTCTTCATCAAGCACCACCGGTTCTTCCAGCGCTACGTCTACATCGTGATGGTCGGCGCGCTGGTGCTGCAGATCGCACCGGCGTTCTTCGCGAGTGACGCCGACTACGGCGCCAAGCGGTGGATCCACCTGCCGGGCATCACGGTCGAGCCGGACGAGTTCGTCAAGCTCGCGATCTGCATCTTCTTCGCCGGCTATCTGACGGTCAGCCGGGACGCGCTGGCGCTGGTCGGCCGCAAGCTCTGGGGTCTGAGCCTGCCGCGCGGGCGCAACGCGGGGCCGGTGCTGGCGATCTGGGTGATCAGCCTGCTGGTGCTGATCTTCGAGCGCGACCTGGGCACCTCGCTGATCTTCTTCGGCGTCTTCGTGGTGATGCTCTATGTGGCCACCGAGCGCACCAGCTGGGTCGTGATCGGTGTGATCCTGGCGGTCGGCGGTGCGGCCGTGGTGGGCACCCTGGAGCCGCACGTGCACAGCCGGGTCGAGGCCTGGCTGAACCCGATGGACTACTACAAGGTCTATCCGAAGGGTGTGACCTCGCCGGTCACCTCGGACCAGCAGGCGCAGTCGCTGTTCAGCTTCGGCAGCGGCCACATCCTGGGCACCGGCCTCGGCCAGGGCCACCCGTGGCTGATCGGCTTCGCCGACCGCAGCGACTTCATCTTCACCACGGTCGGCGAGGAGCTGGGCCTGGTCGGTGTGACCGCGGTGCTGATGGTCTACGTGCTCTTCTTCCAGCGCGGGCTGAAGACCGCGCTCACCCTGACCGACCCGTTCGGCAAGCTGCTGGCCACCGGCCTGGCCAGCGTGGTGGCGCTGCAGGTCTTCGTGGTGGTCGGCGGTGTCACCGGGCTGATCCCGCTGACCGGCAAGGAGCTGCCGTTCCTGGCCGCCGGTGGCTCCACCACGCTGGCGAACTGGCTGCTCACCGCAGTCCTGCTGAAGCTGAGCGACGCCGCCGGGCGGATCGAGCTGGAGCCCGAACCCGAGCCGTCGGGCAGCATCGCGCCGCCGAAGCCCGCCGTCGTCAACGCGGACGGGGACGAGGCAGCGGCCTCGCTGCCGGGCCAGCAGGGCTCGGGGACCTCGTACGGCACCCCGGTGCCGTACGGGGCGCCGACGGTGCACGGGACCGCTTCCGGGTCGTCCGGCGGCACCGGAACGCACACCGTGGTGCCGACCCCGACTCCCGCGGCCGGCACGCCCACCGGCTCGCCCGGCACCGACCCGGTCGAGCAGCCCTCCGGCGGCTTCCCCAGCATCGCGCCCGGCTACCCCGGCAGTGCGCCCGCGATGCCCACCATGCCCGCCGAGCAGCCGCCGGCCCCCGGCTACCCCGCCGCCGGCTGGGGCCCCGGCTACCCCGCCGGGCAGCAGTCCCCCGG